A single region of the Winslowiella toletana genome encodes:
- a CDS encoding right-handed parallel beta-helix repeat-containing protein — protein sequence MRKLTVISASLFMLGISCSAASQLPDSNKLVWRAIAFGQSTDVNFATNVLPEKIGVNNVTRENGQPVPAQGGKLITPVNIESRGGKIGNSHDGLTFYYTRLPASANMQLDAEISVEQFGPENGALPAGQEGAGLLVRDVLGQPRSEKLKPGYEEFPAAANMVMNALLTEDKKSHYLLQITQIARNGVKNPWGNAGVEMVREAYHHRLDIRQTPRFRLRLARTNDGFIAGWAPAGSDQWVTQRTGDADRVLVQDKTGYYVGFFASRNARITVHQASLTLSEHQATATETFTPARQAAKVEIASSTLAARPDYRFQLRSNQPGKLTVSVNGQPLVQDQAIKAGEMQSLALRIAAEPRKIDWRLVTDSDETLTDKLTVKPVKLADADNLYVSPQGKADNNGSREQPLDFATAASALSPGGTLWLADGDYPLTTLPASASGTPQQAKKLRPLGKHAVFYGLNLAASHWDIQGISVTAKSFNISGSYNHIDRVVAHHADDTGIWVASPPDVGRALWASHNIISNSESYANQDPGQINADGFAVKMRVGEGNKLIACFAHDNVDDGFDLFNKIEDGPNGRVIIEKSISLRNRNNGFKLGGEGLPVAHQVSDSVAIENGMDGFTDNFNPGALLVRNNIAVDNKRFNYLFRPGPYTQPDKQGQLEGNISLRTSPAQYADAVTGRLKNNHFLTLDDNKQTAK from the coding sequence ATGAGGAAATTAACGGTCATTTCCGCATCGCTGTTTATGCTGGGCATCAGTTGCAGCGCAGCCAGTCAGTTACCTGACAGCAATAAGCTGGTGTGGCGAGCCATCGCCTTTGGTCAGTCGACCGATGTGAATTTTGCTACCAATGTTTTGCCGGAGAAAATCGGTGTCAATAATGTGACGCGGGAGAATGGTCAGCCGGTTCCGGCGCAAGGCGGCAAGCTGATCACGCCGGTTAATATTGAAAGCCGTGGCGGTAAGATTGGTAACAGCCATGACGGCCTGACGTTTTATTACACCCGATTGCCCGCCAGCGCCAATATGCAGCTGGATGCCGAGATCAGCGTCGAGCAATTTGGTCCGGAAAATGGGGCGCTGCCTGCCGGGCAGGAGGGCGCAGGCCTGCTGGTCAGGGATGTGCTGGGCCAGCCGCGCTCAGAGAAGCTGAAACCGGGTTACGAAGAGTTTCCGGCCGCTGCCAATATGGTGATGAATGCGCTGCTTACCGAGGATAAGAAATCTCATTATCTGCTACAGATAACGCAAATCGCGCGTAACGGTGTAAAAAATCCCTGGGGCAATGCCGGGGTGGAGATGGTGCGCGAGGCATACCATCACCGCCTGGATATCCGTCAGACGCCGCGTTTTCGTCTGCGGCTGGCGCGTACCAACGACGGTTTTATCGCCGGTTGGGCTCCAGCGGGCAGTGACCAGTGGGTCACTCAGCGTACGGGTGATGCAGATCGGGTGCTGGTACAGGACAAAACCGGCTATTACGTCGGCTTTTTTGCCTCGCGCAATGCACGGATTACCGTTCATCAGGCCAGCCTGACGCTGAGTGAGCATCAGGCGACAGCAACAGAGACATTTACGCCTGCGCGCCAGGCGGCAAAGGTTGAGATTGCCTCTTCAACGCTGGCAGCGCGACCGGATTACCGCTTCCAGTTGCGCAGTAATCAACCGGGTAAGCTGACGGTCAGCGTTAACGGCCAACCACTGGTGCAGGATCAAGCGATAAAAGCCGGTGAGATGCAGTCGCTGGCGCTCAGGATCGCTGCTGAACCCCGGAAGATCGACTGGCGTCTGGTGACCGACAGCGATGAAACCCTGACTGATAAGCTGACGGTTAAGCCGGTAAAGCTGGCCGATGCCGATAATCTTTATGTATCGCCACAGGGCAAGGCTGATAATAACGGCAGTCGTGAGCAGCCACTGGATTTTGCGACTGCGGCTTCCGCACTGTCACCGGGTGGAACCCTGTGGCTGGCTGATGGTGATTATCCCCTGACCACGCTGCCTGCCAGCGCCAGCGGCACGCCTCAGCAGGCGAAAAAACTGCGTCCGCTCGGTAAGCATGCGGTGTTTTATGGGCTTAATCTTGCCGCCAGCCACTGGGATATTCAGGGGATTAGCGTGACGGCTAAAAGCTTCAATATTTCCGGCAGTTATAATCATATCGATCGGGTAGTGGCACACCATGCTGACGACACCGGTATCTGGGTGGCTTCACCGCCGGATGTGGGACGCGCACTGTGGGCCAGCCACAATATCATTTCCAACTCTGAGTCTTATGCTAATCAGGATCCCGGCCAGATAAACGCCGATGGCTTTGCGGTGAAAATGCGCGTCGGAGAGGGCAATAAACTGATTGCCTGTTTCGCCCATGATAATGTTGACGATGGTTTTGACCTGTTTAATAAAATCGAAGACGGCCCAAATGGCCGGGTGATTATCGAGAAAAGTATCTCGCTGCGTAATCGTAATAATGGTTTTAAACTCGGCGGCGAAGGTTTGCCGGTCGCACATCAGGTGTCGGACAGTGTGGCGATAGAGAATGGCATGGATGGCTTCACCGATAACTTTAATCCGGGTGCATTACTGGTGCGGAATAATATTGCGGTCGACAATAAACGCTTTAATTATCTTTTCCGTCCCGGCCCCTACACCCAGCCAGATAAACAGGGGCAGCTGGAAGGTAATATTTCCTTGCGAACTTCACCCGCGCAATATGCCGATGCGGTAACCGGTCGTCTGAAAAATAATCACTTTCTGACGCTGGATGATAATAAACAAACAGCGAAATAA
- a CDS encoding oligogalacturonate-specific porin KdgM family protein: MTKQTLMICGLLLCSFQAAAVTLDVRHEWQDDSKVHKDRFSVSHRFDNGIGFSLEAKWKSGGDNSNKAFHDIVSNGTENSINYQYKITPEWFIQPGFTLESSSNSSIYKPFLTTGYAFDSGIYLNGRYRYEYKRVSDEGKEDEKTNRGEFWLGYRYQDWRFEYNFIYKHSDQIRFDNKKWDYEHNVKALWKLNKNWAPYTELGNISVRKTSDERQTRFRVGVQYSF; the protein is encoded by the coding sequence ATGACTAAACAGACATTAATGATCTGCGGGTTACTGCTGTGTTCTTTTCAGGCTGCGGCGGTCACGCTGGATGTGCGGCATGAGTGGCAGGATGACAGCAAGGTCCACAAGGATCGCTTTTCCGTCTCCCATCGTTTTGACAACGGTATTGGTTTCTCGCTGGAAGCGAAATGGAAGTCGGGCGGCGATAATAGCAATAAAGCATTCCACGATATCGTCAGTAACGGCACGGAAAACAGCATCAACTATCAATATAAGATCACGCCGGAGTGGTTTATTCAGCCGGGATTCACGCTCGAATCATCCAGCAACAGCAGCATCTATAAACCCTTTTTAACCACCGGTTACGCCTTTGATAGCGGGATTTATTTAAATGGACGTTACCGCTACGAATATAAACGTGTTTCAGATGAAGGGAAAGAAGATGAGAAAACCAATCGCGGTGAGTTCTGGCTGGGATATCGCTATCAGGACTGGCGTTTTGAATATAATTTCATCTATAAACACAGCGATCAAATTCGTTTCGATAATAAAAAGTGGGACTATGAACATAATGTGAAAGCATTGTGGAAGCTGAATAAAAACTGGGCTCCCTATACCGAACTGGGGAATATCAGCGTGCGTAAAACCAGCGACGAGCGGCAGACGCGCTTTCGCGTCGGCGTACAATACAGTTTTTAA
- a CDS encoding sensor domain-containing diguanylate cyclase gives MTENLIERLSTVLESEKTLEGFVRQLLEMLELVTEMESTYLTRIDADGIQQQILFSRNSKEMQIPEGLTVPWEDTLCKRALDEGRPFNRDVPGTWGDSQAAKQLGITTYISTPVMLGEGDLYGTLCAASSQSHPLSPRAEQVLQLFAELIGQYIHKEQLLQQLQEANAALTAVSFTDELTSLPNRRAVFEQMPKLFSRACADSRYVLVAFADLDGFKQINDRYGHEAGDAFLKSIAQRLRQQATSDEVLGRLGGDEFIMAMAGPEIYDQAIDAAGAFKARLAALLSGEYQLESCFIDYAGASIGVIVANPAIATPDMAVRAADAVMYEDKKRRRASH, from the coding sequence ATGACGGAAAATTTGATTGAGCGCCTCTCTACGGTGCTGGAATCTGAAAAAACGCTTGAAGGCTTTGTTCGTCAGTTGTTGGAAATGCTCGAGCTGGTGACGGAAATGGAGTCGACCTATCTGACGCGTATTGATGCTGATGGTATCCAGCAGCAGATTTTATTCTCGCGTAACAGCAAAGAGATGCAGATCCCTGAAGGATTGACCGTGCCGTGGGAAGATACCTTATGCAAACGTGCGCTGGATGAAGGCCGTCCATTTAACCGTGACGTGCCAGGAACCTGGGGTGATTCGCAGGCGGCAAAGCAGCTGGGCATCACCACTTATATCAGTACTCCGGTGATGCTGGGTGAGGGCGACCTTTATGGCACGCTTTGTGCTGCCAGCAGTCAGAGTCACCCCCTTTCTCCGCGTGCAGAGCAGGTGTTACAACTTTTTGCCGAGCTGATTGGCCAGTACATCCACAAAGAGCAGCTGCTACAGCAATTGCAGGAAGCCAATGCCGCACTGACTGCGGTTAGCTTTACTGATGAGCTTACCAGCCTGCCCAACCGACGGGCGGTTTTCGAGCAGATGCCGAAGCTTTTCTCCCGCGCCTGTGCTGACTCACGTTATGTGCTGGTGGCATTTGCCGACCTGGACGGTTTCAAACAAATTAACGATCGCTACGGACATGAAGCCGGCGACGCTTTTTTGAAATCCATCGCCCAGCGCCTGCGACAGCAAGCCACCAGCGATGAAGTACTGGGGCGGTTGGGAGGGGATGAATTTATTATGGCGATGGCTGGGCCGGAAATTTATGATCAGGCTATTGATGCTGCCGGGGCATTTAAAGCCAGGCTTGCGGCATTACTGAGCGGAGAATATCAGCTCGAATCCTGCTTTATCGATTACGCGGGTGCCAGCATTGGCGTAATTGTCGCTAATCCGGCAATTGCCACTCCGGATATGGCGGTACGCGCTGCGGATGCGGTGATGTATGAAGATAAAAAACGTCGTAGAGCCTCACACTGA
- the melA gene encoding alpha-galactosidase: protein MKITFIGAGSTVFAKNVLGDIMATPALSDVQIALYDIDESRLQDSWNMLNNINQNINQGRASIEKYVGVEQRRAALQGAKYVINAIQVGGYQPCTVTDFDIPKQFGLRQTIADTLGIGGLFRALRTIPVLFDIARDMEQVCPDAWFLNYTNPMASLTGAMLRHTGIKTVGLCHSVQVCAETLLKAVDMPTDGVTWQIAGINHMAWLLDIKRHGEDIYPEIKRRAAGLQHKHDDMVRHEIMRVFGYYVTESSEHNAEYMPYWIKRNYPQLIERFNIPLDEYPRRCIEQINNWQLQREQLTRDEALTHHRSHEYASYIIEAMETDLPYKIGGNVLNRGLITNLPTDACVEVPCLVDAQGITPTVVGDLPPQLAALNRTNINTQLLTIEAAVTLKKEHIYHAALLDPHTSAELSIDDTIRLCDALIEAHGNWLPTYR from the coding sequence ATGAAAATCACTTTTATCGGTGCGGGCAGCACCGTATTTGCAAAAAATGTGCTCGGCGACATTATGGCAACACCGGCATTATCGGATGTGCAGATTGCACTTTACGATATTGATGAAAGTCGTTTGCAAGATTCGTGGAATATGCTGAATAACATTAATCAGAATATTAATCAGGGCCGCGCATCGATTGAAAAATATGTCGGCGTTGAACAGCGCCGCGCGGCATTACAAGGGGCGAAATATGTGATTAATGCGATTCAGGTCGGCGGTTATCAGCCCTGTACCGTCACCGACTTTGACATTCCAAAACAGTTTGGTTTGCGTCAGACCATTGCGGATACGCTGGGAATTGGCGGTCTGTTTCGCGCCCTGCGCACCATTCCTGTGCTGTTCGACATCGCCCGCGACATGGAACAAGTCTGTCCGGACGCCTGGTTCCTTAACTACACCAATCCAATGGCGTCACTGACCGGCGCGATGTTGCGTCATACCGGCATTAAAACCGTTGGGCTGTGCCACAGTGTGCAGGTCTGCGCCGAGACGCTGCTGAAGGCGGTGGATATGCCAACCGACGGCGTCACCTGGCAAATTGCCGGGATCAATCATATGGCGTGGCTGCTGGATATTAAGCGCCACGGCGAGGATATTTATCCGGAAATTAAACGCCGCGCCGCCGGCTTGCAGCATAAGCATGACGATATGGTGCGTCATGAGATTATGCGGGTATTCGGCTACTACGTGACCGAGTCTTCTGAGCATAACGCGGAATATATGCCCTACTGGATTAAACGCAACTATCCGCAGTTAATCGAGCGCTTTAATATTCCGCTGGATGAGTATCCGCGTCGCTGTATTGAGCAAATCAATAACTGGCAGCTGCAACGTGAACAATTAACCCGTGACGAAGCGCTGACTCATCACCGCAGCCATGAATACGCCTCTTATATCATTGAGGCGATGGAAACTGACCTGCCGTATAAAATTGGCGGGAATGTACTCAACCGTGGGCTGATCACCAACCTGCCGACCGACGCCTGCGTGGAAGTGCCGTGCCTGGTGGATGCGCAGGGCATCACGCCAACCGTTGTCGGCGATCTGCCTCCGCAGCTGGCGGCGCTCAACCGCACCAATATCAACACCCAGTTATTGACGATAGAAGCAGCCGTGACGCTGAAAAAAGAACATATCTATCACGCCGCGCTGCTCGATCCGCATACCTCGGCTGAGCTGTCGATCGATGACACTATCCGACTGTGCGACGCGTTAATCGAGGCGCACGGCAACTGGTTGCCGACTTACCGCTGA
- a CDS encoding MFS transporter, producing MNKKTILLEDGRKVTLGHQLAYGGGNLLGSGALAIAGAWLLYFYTTFCGLTLLEAAFIFSVASVIDAISNPLMGYLSDNFGNTWLGKRFGRRRFFLLIGAPLMMFYPLLWVEGFGFWYYLTTYVIFELIYTSVMVPYETLATEMTDDFAVRSKLTGYKAMFGKIANFLAAFIPGQFILLYGKDSAQPFLYTGITYGLILFVAVALLHGFSWERKDTGIKAIKQKKTLWKTIVALARDMQSTFYLRVFRKHLGMYLFGFGAEWLFASVFTYYVIFVLQYDPAILAGLNSLNAILQLFSTAIFIGICVKFGFSKPYTWALLIVVFAVCCYSLLHFLQLPAHLATMAIIGVTVIFGLGTGGVYYIPWTVYTFLADVDEVFTGRRREGIYAGAMTFAGKIVRSIIVFAMGALLSYYGFQSKSHVQPESAITAISWVFFGGVIVLALVAIFFSRQMTLDRKTHRVVLEEVARIKAGGELSAIKPEVREVIETLVGYPYEQCWGNSDISRKMKLAEEAAPAMPEQLPQR from the coding sequence ATGAATAAAAAAACGATACTTTTGGAAGATGGGCGGAAAGTCACGCTGGGGCATCAACTGGCTTATGGCGGAGGCAATTTGCTGGGAAGTGGCGCCCTGGCGATTGCCGGTGCGTGGTTACTCTATTTTTATACCACCTTCTGCGGGCTGACACTGCTGGAGGCAGCATTTATCTTTTCGGTGGCCAGCGTGATCGACGCCATCAGTAATCCTCTTATGGGCTACCTCAGCGACAACTTTGGCAATACCTGGCTGGGCAAGCGTTTTGGTCGTCGACGTTTCTTCCTGCTGATTGGCGCACCGTTAATGATGTTCTACCCGCTGCTGTGGGTGGAAGGCTTTGGCTTCTGGTATTACCTGACCACTTACGTCATTTTTGAGCTGATTTATACTTCGGTGATGGTGCCGTATGAAACCCTCGCCACCGAAATGACCGACGATTTTGCGGTGCGCAGCAAACTGACCGGCTATAAAGCCATGTTCGGTAAAATTGCTAACTTCCTTGCAGCATTTATTCCCGGACAATTTATCCTGCTGTACGGTAAAGACTCTGCGCAGCCTTTTCTGTATACCGGCATAACCTATGGGCTGATCCTGTTCGTGGCGGTGGCACTGCTGCACGGCTTCTCATGGGAGCGAAAAGATACCGGAATCAAGGCGATAAAGCAGAAAAAGACCCTGTGGAAGACGATAGTGGCGCTGGCGCGCGATATGCAGTCGACATTCTATCTGCGAGTGTTTCGTAAGCATCTCGGCATGTACCTGTTTGGTTTTGGCGCTGAATGGCTGTTTGCTTCCGTCTTTACCTACTATGTTATTTTTGTGCTGCAATACGACCCGGCAATCCTTGCCGGACTGAACAGCCTGAATGCCATTCTGCAACTGTTCTCCACCGCGATTTTTATTGGCATCTGCGTCAAGTTTGGCTTTAGTAAACCTTACACCTGGGCGCTGTTAATCGTGGTCTTCGCGGTGTGCTGTTACAGCTTATTGCATTTCCTGCAATTACCGGCGCATCTGGCAACCATGGCGATCATTGGGGTAACCGTCATCTTTGGTCTGGGAACCGGCGGCGTGTATTACATTCCGTGGACGGTCTACACCTTCCTGGCGGACGTGGATGAAGTGTTTACCGGCCGTCGCCGTGAGGGCATTTATGCCGGTGCCATGACCTTCGCCGGCAAAATCGTGCGCTCAATTATCGTCTTTGCGATGGGCGCTCTGCTCAGCTATTACGGCTTCCAGTCGAAATCTCATGTACAGCCGGAAAGCGCGATTACCGCGATTTCGTGGGTGTTCTTCGGTGGCGTAATTGTGCTGGCGCTGGTGGCCATTTTCTTTAGTCGCCAGATGACCCTCGATCGCAAAACTCACCGCGTCGTGCTGGAAGAGGTGGCACGAATTAAAGCCGGTGGTGAGCTGAGTGCCATTAAACCCGAAGTGCGCGAAGTCATCGAAACTCTGGTGGGATATCCCTACGAGCAGTGCTGGGGCAACAGCGATATCTCGCGGAAAATGAAGCTGGCTGAAGAGGCCGCGCCAGCGATGCCGGAACAGCTGCCACAACGTTAA
- the melB gene encoding melibiose:sodium transporter MelB codes for MSVSLKTKISYGFGAFGKDFAIGIIYMYLMYYYTDVVGISVSMVASLFLVARILDALLDPVMGWIVERTRTRWGKFKPWILIGTLVNSVVLISVFCAHNFSGGALIAYIWVTYILWGFTYTIMDVPFWSLVPCITVDKREREALIPWPRFFASSAGYLTGVIGLPLINLLGQGHQGDGFMRFTFILVFFFILSTLVTLVNVKEKYSSSHHGATQVQHGLKSVLMMIVRNKPLFALLVMALSWNMAHNVIQSFAIYYFKYVVGREELFPWYMMYAGIANLATIALFPMLAKRFSRRVLWISASVLPVLSCLLLLYVGLYAPQSATLIALSGIMANSGGAFFWVLLVIMVADTVDYGDYALGMRIESIAFAVQTMVVKAGAAFAGLVIGVLLGAAGYQAGVPQTASTIMGMQGIMIVVPMLFFGLTLWVYLRHYTLDGALLQQVQNHLKRKYDEPVDAAARAAAVSSDTHPVAGEPTTVKG; via the coding sequence ATGAGCGTATCGTTAAAAACTAAAATCAGCTATGGATTCGGTGCCTTTGGTAAAGACTTTGCCATCGGGATTATTTATATGTACCTGATGTACTACTATACCGATGTCGTCGGCATATCCGTCAGTATGGTAGCTTCACTGTTTCTGGTAGCGCGAATTCTGGATGCGCTGCTTGATCCGGTTATGGGCTGGATCGTCGAACGCACCCGCACACGCTGGGGTAAATTTAAACCGTGGATTCTGATTGGCACCCTGGTCAATTCCGTGGTGCTGATCAGCGTATTCTGCGCGCACAACTTCTCCGGTGGCGCGCTGATTGCTTATATCTGGGTGACTTACATTCTCTGGGGCTTTACCTACACCATAATGGATGTGCCGTTCTGGTCACTGGTGCCCTGCATCACCGTCGATAAGCGCGAGCGCGAAGCACTGATTCCCTGGCCGCGCTTTTTTGCCAGCAGCGCGGGTTATCTCACCGGCGTAATTGGCCTGCCGCTGATAAACCTGCTGGGGCAAGGGCATCAGGGCGACGGCTTTATGCGCTTTACCTTTATTCTGGTGTTCTTTTTTATCCTCTCCACGCTTGTTACGCTGGTCAACGTTAAAGAGAAATACTCCTCATCGCACCATGGCGCGACGCAGGTGCAGCATGGTCTGAAAAGCGTGCTGATGATGATTGTGCGCAATAAACCGCTGTTTGCGCTGCTGGTTATGGCCCTTTCATGGAATATGGCGCATAACGTCATTCAGTCATTTGCCATTTACTACTTCAAGTATGTCGTCGGTCGGGAAGAGCTTTTCCCCTGGTATATGATGTATGCCGGAATCGCTAACCTGGCGACCATTGCGCTGTTCCCGATGCTGGCGAAGCGCTTTTCGCGCCGGGTGTTATGGATTAGCGCCTCGGTGTTACCGGTGCTGAGCTGCCTGCTGCTGCTGTACGTTGGACTGTATGCGCCGCAGAGCGCGACGCTGATTGCGCTGTCCGGCATTATGGCTAACAGCGGCGGCGCTTTCTTCTGGGTATTGCTGGTGATTATGGTTGCCGACACCGTCGACTATGGCGACTACGCGCTGGGCATGCGCATCGAAAGTATCGCTTTTGCGGTGCAAACCATGGTGGTCAAGGCCGGTGCAGCTTTTGCCGGGCTGGTGATTGGCGTGCTGCTGGGAGCGGCCGGTTATCAGGCTGGCGTGCCGCAAACTGCCAGTACCATAATGGGCATGCAGGGCATCATGATTGTGGTACCGATGCTGTTCTTTGGCCTGACGCTGTGGGTCTATCTGCGACACTACACCCTCGACGGTGCGTTACTTCAGCAGGTGCAAAATCATCTGAAGCGCAAATATGACGAACCGGTTGATGCCGCAGCACGCGCGGCGGCGGTAAGCAGCGACACTCATCCGGTCGCTGGCGAGCCCACTACGGTTAAGGGATAA